From the genome of Gracilinanus agilis isolate LMUSP501 chromosome 2, AgileGrace, whole genome shotgun sequence, one region includes:
- the LOC123237558 gene encoding probable UDP-sugar transporter protein SLC35A4, producing the protein MNVEEGGIPGIGRPSQARWVLMLLLSTTMYGAHAPLLALCRIDGHVPFRPSSAVLWTELTKLLLSAFSLMARRQPRLWDTLPWRQAAPFALSALLYGANNNLVIHLQRYMDPSTYQVMSNLKIGSTALLYCLCLNRRLSARQGLALLLLTGAGACYAAAGLQDPQGLLPPSPAAAMPLHVTPLGLLLLLLYCLISGLSSVYTELLMKRQRLPLALQNLFLYSFGVLMNLGLYVGGGPGPGLLEGFSAWAGLVVLSQALNGLLMSAIMKHGSSITRLFVVSSSLIVNAVLSATLLHLQLTAAFFLALLLIGLAVHLYYGGR; encoded by the coding sequence ATGAATGTGGAGGAAGGGGGCATACCGGGCATAGGGCGCCCGAGCCAGGCCCGATGGGTGCTTATGCTCCTCTTGTCCACAACCATGTATGGTGCCCATGCCCCACTGCTGGCCTTGTGTCGAATAGATGGCCATGTCCCCTTCCGTCCCTCTTCAGCTGTGCTTTGGACCGAACTGACCAAATTACTGCTATCTGCATTCTCTTTGATGGCCAGGAGGCAGCCAAGACTATGGGACACTCTGCCTTGGCGCCAGGCTGCCCCTTTTGCACTTTCTGCACTGCTCTATGGTGCCAACAACAACCTCGTCATTCACCTGCAGCGGTACATGGACCCAAGCACCTACCAAGTGATGAGCAACCTCAAAATTGGCAGCACAGCTCTCCTTTACTGCCTCTGCCTGAATCGCCGTCTTTCTGCCAGGCAGGGGCTGGCACTTCTGCTACTGACTGGTGCTGGAGCCTGCTATGCTGCTGCAGGCCTCCAGGATCCGCAGGGCCTCCTCCCACCATCCCCAGCAGCAGCCATGCCCCTCCATGTGACTCCCCTGGGTCTGTTGCTGCTCTTGCTTTACTGCCTCATCTCTGGCCTCTCCTCAGTCTACACTGAGCTGCTCATGAAGAGGCAGCGTCTGCCCTTGGCTTTGCAGAACCTGTTTTTGTACTCCTTTGGGGTACTTATGAACTTGGGGCTCTATGTGGGAGGTGGGCCAGGCCCTGGGCTCCTAGAGGGTTTCTCAGCCTGGGCAGGGCTGGTGGTTCTGAGTCAGGCCCTTAATGGATTGCTTATGTCAGCCATCATGAAGCATGGGAGCAGTATCACCCGTCTCTTTGTCGTCTCCTCTTCACTGATTGTCAATGCTGTGCTCTCAGCCACCCTGCTTCACCTCCAGCTCACGGCTGCCTTCTTCTTGGCTCTCCTGCTTATTGGTCTGGCTGTACATCTCTACTATGGAGGCCGGTAG
- the LOC123237565 gene encoding SLC35A4 upstream open reading frame protein, with amino-acid sequence MADDKDSMPKVKDLAFLKNQLEHLQRRLEEEVKTGVEQEGSFLSSPFLKGFLAGYVVAKLRASAVMGFAIGACTGIYAAQSYAVPNVEKTLKDYLRALRKGPD; translated from the exons ATGGCGGATGACAAG GACTCGATGCCAAAGGTGAAAGACCTGGCTTTCCTAAAAAATCAGCTGGAACATCTACAACGACGACTAGAAGAGGAGGTCAAGACAGGTGTGGAACAG GAAGGATCGTTCCTGTCATCTCCTTTTCTCAAGGGCTTCCTGGCCGGCTATGTCGTAGCCAAGTTGAGGGCATCAGCGGTGATGGGTTTCGCAATTGGTGCATGCACCGGCATCTATGCAGCACAGTCCTATGCAGTACCCAATGTCGAGAAGACCTTGAAGGATTATCTCCGGGCCCTGCGTAAGGGACCTGACTAG
- the APBB3 gene encoding amyloid-beta A4 precursor protein-binding family B member 3 isoform X1: MLGKDYMLAIILVNCDDDLWGDQSLEGEPGLPPGWRKIHDAAGTYYWHVPSGSTQWQRPVWEPGDSIPPDSGTEGSWGLRPPKGRSFSSLESSLDRRTSLPWCGEEAYIRNMEPGSKCFAVRSLGWVEVPEEDLAPGKSSIAVNNCIQQLAQSRGQSRPPARAWGEGQNMLMILKKDTMSLVNPLDHSLIHCQPLVHIRVWGVGSTNGRFPTPSLPPHRDFAFVAGDKDTCMLKCHVFRCDVPAKAIASALHGLCAQILSERAGVSGDPPRCSLDPISPEDLPRQVELLDAVSQAAQQYEALYVGTLPVSKAMGMDVLNEAIGALTSQGDHHSWAPTILSVSDSLMTALPAQAELCAEEEPLWQCPVRHVTFIGVGHDPHTFGLIADLGHQRFQCAAFWCQPHAGALSEAVQAACMVQYQKCLVASAARGKARGAQARARLRLKRTSSVDSAGGPLPLSLPLLKGGVGGAGAAPRKRGVFSFLDSFRLKPSLLHMP; this comes from the exons ATGCTGGGCAAGGACTACATGTTAGCTATCATCTTGGTCAACTGCGACG ATGACTTATGGGGTGACCAGAGCCTAGAGGGAGAGCCAGGGTTACCTCCTGGGTGGCGGAAGATCCATGATGCTGCTGGCACTTATTACTGGCATGTACCCAGTGGCAGTACTCAATGGCAGCGCCCAGTCTGGGAACCTGGGGATTCTATACCACCTGATTCG ggcacagaAGGGTCTTGGGGATTACGACCCCCTAAAGGGAGATCCTTCTCTAGCCTGGAAAGCTCACTGGACCGAAG GACTTCTCTACCCTGGTGTGGGGAAGAAGCCTACATCCGAAACATGGAACCAGGCTCCAAG TGCTTTGCAGTACGATCTCTGGGCTGGGTAGAGGTGCCTGAGGAGGACTTGGCACCAGGAAAGAGCAGCATTGCCGTCAATAACTGCATTCAACAGTTGGCACAGAGCCGGGGTCAAAGCCGTCCACCTGCTAGGGCCTGGGGTGAG GGTCAGAACATGTTGATGATTCTGAAGAAGGACACAATGAGTCTGGTGAATCCCCTGGACCACAGCTTAATCCACTGTCAGCCACTTGTGCACATCCGAGTCTGGGGTGTGGGCAGCACCAATGGCCG CTTCCCAACCCCATCCCTGCCCCCTCACAGGGACTTCGCCTTTGTGGCGGGTGACAAGGATACCTGCATGTTGAAATGCCACGTGTTTCGCTGTGATGTTCCAGCCAAGGCCATTGCCAGTGCCCTGCATGGGCTGTGTGCCCAG ATTCTGTCAGAGAGAGCAGGGGTGAGTGGTGATCCTCCTCGATGTTCCCTGGACCCCATCTCCCCTGAGGATCTACCCAGGCAAG TGGAGCTTCTTGATGCGGTGAGTCAGGCTGCCCAGCAGTATGAGGCTCTCTACGTTGGGACCCTGCCAGTCAGCAAGGCCATGG GGATGGATGTGCTGAATGAAGCCATTGGGGCCTTGACATCCCAGGGGGACCATCATTCCTGGGCCCCAACTATACTCAGCGTCTCTGACTCACTCATGACTGCATTGCCTGCCCAG GCAGAGCTGTGTGCAGAAGAGGAGCCATTGTGGCAGTGTCCAGTACGACATGTGACCTTCATTGGTGTTGGCCATGATCCTCACACCTTCGGACTCATTGCTGACCTTGGTCACCAACGGTTCCAGTGTGCTGCTTTCTGGTGCCAGCCTCATGCTGGGGCACTATCTGAGGCTGTTCAGGCCGCATGCATG GTACAGTACCAGAAATGTCTTGTGGCCTCTGCTGCCCGAGGGAAAGCCCGGGGTGCCCAAGCCCGGGCTCGACTTCGACTCAAAAGGACAAGCTCTGTGGACTCTGCAGGAGGACCTTTGCCTCTCTCACTCCCCTTGCTCAAAGGTGGAGTTGGAGGTGCAGGGGCCGCCCCCCGTAAAAGAGGTGTATTCTCCTTCCTTGACTCCTTCCGACTAAAACCCTCTTTACTGCATATGCCCTAG
- the APBB3 gene encoding amyloid-beta A4 precursor protein-binding family B member 3 isoform X2, with the protein MLGKDYMLAIILVNCDDDLWGDQSLEGEPGLPPGWRKIHDAAGTYYWHVPSGSTQWQRPVWEPGDSIPPDSGTEGSWGLRPPKGRSFSSLESSLDRRTSLPWCGEEAYIRNMEPGSKCFAVRSLGWVEVPEEDLAPGKSSIAVNNCIQQLAQSRGQSRPPARAWGEGQNMLMILKKDTMSLVNPLDHSLIHCQPLVHIRVWGVGSTNGRDFAFVAGDKDTCMLKCHVFRCDVPAKAIASALHGLCAQILSERAGVSGDPPRCSLDPISPEDLPRQVELLDAVSQAAQQYEALYVGTLPVSKAMGMDVLNEAIGALTSQGDHHSWAPTILSVSDSLMTALPAQAELCAEEEPLWQCPVRHVTFIGVGHDPHTFGLIADLGHQRFQCAAFWCQPHAGALSEAVQAACMVQYQKCLVASAARGKARGAQARARLRLKRTSSVDSAGGPLPLSLPLLKGGVGGAGAAPRKRGVFSFLDSFRLKPSLLHMP; encoded by the exons ATGCTGGGCAAGGACTACATGTTAGCTATCATCTTGGTCAACTGCGACG ATGACTTATGGGGTGACCAGAGCCTAGAGGGAGAGCCAGGGTTACCTCCTGGGTGGCGGAAGATCCATGATGCTGCTGGCACTTATTACTGGCATGTACCCAGTGGCAGTACTCAATGGCAGCGCCCAGTCTGGGAACCTGGGGATTCTATACCACCTGATTCG ggcacagaAGGGTCTTGGGGATTACGACCCCCTAAAGGGAGATCCTTCTCTAGCCTGGAAAGCTCACTGGACCGAAG GACTTCTCTACCCTGGTGTGGGGAAGAAGCCTACATCCGAAACATGGAACCAGGCTCCAAG TGCTTTGCAGTACGATCTCTGGGCTGGGTAGAGGTGCCTGAGGAGGACTTGGCACCAGGAAAGAGCAGCATTGCCGTCAATAACTGCATTCAACAGTTGGCACAGAGCCGGGGTCAAAGCCGTCCACCTGCTAGGGCCTGGGGTGAG GGTCAGAACATGTTGATGATTCTGAAGAAGGACACAATGAGTCTGGTGAATCCCCTGGACCACAGCTTAATCCACTGTCAGCCACTTGTGCACATCCGAGTCTGGGGTGTGGGCAGCACCAATGGCCG GGACTTCGCCTTTGTGGCGGGTGACAAGGATACCTGCATGTTGAAATGCCACGTGTTTCGCTGTGATGTTCCAGCCAAGGCCATTGCCAGTGCCCTGCATGGGCTGTGTGCCCAG ATTCTGTCAGAGAGAGCAGGGGTGAGTGGTGATCCTCCTCGATGTTCCCTGGACCCCATCTCCCCTGAGGATCTACCCAGGCAAG TGGAGCTTCTTGATGCGGTGAGTCAGGCTGCCCAGCAGTATGAGGCTCTCTACGTTGGGACCCTGCCAGTCAGCAAGGCCATGG GGATGGATGTGCTGAATGAAGCCATTGGGGCCTTGACATCCCAGGGGGACCATCATTCCTGGGCCCCAACTATACTCAGCGTCTCTGACTCACTCATGACTGCATTGCCTGCCCAG GCAGAGCTGTGTGCAGAAGAGGAGCCATTGTGGCAGTGTCCAGTACGACATGTGACCTTCATTGGTGTTGGCCATGATCCTCACACCTTCGGACTCATTGCTGACCTTGGTCACCAACGGTTCCAGTGTGCTGCTTTCTGGTGCCAGCCTCATGCTGGGGCACTATCTGAGGCTGTTCAGGCCGCATGCATG GTACAGTACCAGAAATGTCTTGTGGCCTCTGCTGCCCGAGGGAAAGCCCGGGGTGCCCAAGCCCGGGCTCGACTTCGACTCAAAAGGACAAGCTCTGTGGACTCTGCAGGAGGACCTTTGCCTCTCTCACTCCCCTTGCTCAAAGGTGGAGTTGGAGGTGCAGGGGCCGCCCCCCGTAAAAGAGGTGTATTCTCCTTCCTTGACTCCTTCCGACTAAAACCCTCTTTACTGCATATGCCCTAG
- the APBB3 gene encoding amyloid-beta A4 precursor protein-binding family B member 3 isoform X3: MLGKDYMLAIILVNCDDDLWGDQSLEGEPGLPPGWRKIHDAAGTYYWHVPSGSTQWQRPVWEPGDSIPPDSGTEGSWGLRPPKGRSFSSLESSLDRRTSLPWCGEEAYIRNMEPGSKCFAVRSLGWVEVPEEDLAPGKSSIAVNNCIQQLAQSRGQSRPPARAWGEGQNMLMILKKDTMSLVNPLDHSLIHCQPLVHIRVWGVGSTNGRDRDFAFVAGDKDTCMLKCHVFRCDVPAKAIASALHGLCAQILSERAGVSGDPPRCSLDPISPEDLPRQVELLDAVSQAAQQYEALYVGTLPVSKAMGMDVLNEAIGALTSQGDHHSWAPTILSVSDSLMTALPAQAELCAEEEPLWQCPVRHVTFIGVGHDPHTFGLIADLGHQRFQCAAFWCQPHAGALSEAVQAACMVQYQKCLVASAARGKARGAQARARLRLKRTSSVDSAGGPLPLSLPLLKGGVGGAGAAPRKRGVFSFLDSFRLKPSLLHMP; encoded by the exons ATGCTGGGCAAGGACTACATGTTAGCTATCATCTTGGTCAACTGCGACG ATGACTTATGGGGTGACCAGAGCCTAGAGGGAGAGCCAGGGTTACCTCCTGGGTGGCGGAAGATCCATGATGCTGCTGGCACTTATTACTGGCATGTACCCAGTGGCAGTACTCAATGGCAGCGCCCAGTCTGGGAACCTGGGGATTCTATACCACCTGATTCG ggcacagaAGGGTCTTGGGGATTACGACCCCCTAAAGGGAGATCCTTCTCTAGCCTGGAAAGCTCACTGGACCGAAG GACTTCTCTACCCTGGTGTGGGGAAGAAGCCTACATCCGAAACATGGAACCAGGCTCCAAG TGCTTTGCAGTACGATCTCTGGGCTGGGTAGAGGTGCCTGAGGAGGACTTGGCACCAGGAAAGAGCAGCATTGCCGTCAATAACTGCATTCAACAGTTGGCACAGAGCCGGGGTCAAAGCCGTCCACCTGCTAGGGCCTGGGGTGAG GGTCAGAACATGTTGATGATTCTGAAGAAGGACACAATGAGTCTGGTGAATCCCCTGGACCACAGCTTAATCCACTGTCAGCCACTTGTGCACATCCGAGTCTGGGGTGTGGGCAGCACCAATGGCCG GGACAG GGACTTCGCCTTTGTGGCGGGTGACAAGGATACCTGCATGTTGAAATGCCACGTGTTTCGCTGTGATGTTCCAGCCAAGGCCATTGCCAGTGCCCTGCATGGGCTGTGTGCCCAG ATTCTGTCAGAGAGAGCAGGGGTGAGTGGTGATCCTCCTCGATGTTCCCTGGACCCCATCTCCCCTGAGGATCTACCCAGGCAAG TGGAGCTTCTTGATGCGGTGAGTCAGGCTGCCCAGCAGTATGAGGCTCTCTACGTTGGGACCCTGCCAGTCAGCAAGGCCATGG GGATGGATGTGCTGAATGAAGCCATTGGGGCCTTGACATCCCAGGGGGACCATCATTCCTGGGCCCCAACTATACTCAGCGTCTCTGACTCACTCATGACTGCATTGCCTGCCCAG GCAGAGCTGTGTGCAGAAGAGGAGCCATTGTGGCAGTGTCCAGTACGACATGTGACCTTCATTGGTGTTGGCCATGATCCTCACACCTTCGGACTCATTGCTGACCTTGGTCACCAACGGTTCCAGTGTGCTGCTTTCTGGTGCCAGCCTCATGCTGGGGCACTATCTGAGGCTGTTCAGGCCGCATGCATG GTACAGTACCAGAAATGTCTTGTGGCCTCTGCTGCCCGAGGGAAAGCCCGGGGTGCCCAAGCCCGGGCTCGACTTCGACTCAAAAGGACAAGCTCTGTGGACTCTGCAGGAGGACCTTTGCCTCTCTCACTCCCCTTGCTCAAAGGTGGAGTTGGAGGTGCAGGGGCCGCCCCCCGTAAAAGAGGTGTATTCTCCTTCCTTGACTCCTTCCGACTAAAACCCTCTTTACTGCATATGCCCTAG
- the SRA1 gene encoding steroid receptor RNA activator 1, with protein sequence MRSGVAQCGPPPEVRQRLPRWPCGSEAMAELYVKPGNKDRGWNDPPQFSYGLQTQASSNKRTPLTKRVAAPQDGSPKVPASEPFTGAPPVGPPPLLTKAPGPPPGGSSSPLRLEPSSSPVTCETMLEDVLGPLEQALEDCRAHTQKQVFDDISRRLALLQGQWKSEKLSVPVRKRMALLVQELRSHNWDGADDIHRSLMVDHVTEVSQWMVGVKRLIAERRSLPSGEAAKEEPTTTEENEEVSGLSTTL encoded by the exons ATGAGGAGCGGAGTAGCACAGTGTGGCCCGCCTCCGGAAGTGAGACAACGACTGCCCCGCTGGCCATGCGGAAGTGAGGCGATGGCGGAGCTGTACGTGAAGCCGG GGAACAAGGATAGAGGCTGGAATGACCCTCCACAATTCTCTTATGGGTTGCAGACCCAGGCTAGCAGTAATAAGAGGACACCACTCACCAAGCGGGTAGCAGCTCCCCAGGATGGTTCTCCAAAAG TGCCTGCTTCAGAGCCTTTTACTGGGGCTCCTCCAGTAGGACCACCACCTCTCCTAACCAAGGCTCCAGGGCCTCCTCCTGGGGGGAGCTCTTCTCCTTTGAGGTTGGAACCTTCCAGCTCCCCAGTCACTTGTGAAACCATGCTGGAAGATGTGCTGGGACCCTTGGAACAGGCTTTGGAGGATTGCCGGGCTCATACACAG AAACAGGTCTTTGATGACATCAGCCGGCGCTTAGCTTTGCTTCAGGGACAGTGGAAGAGTGAGAAGCTGTCAGTTCCTGTGAGGAAGAGGATGGCACTGCTGGTACAAG AGCTCAGGAGCCACAACTGGGATGGAGCCGATGACATACATCGATCACTGATGGTGGATCACGTGACTGAGGTCAGTCAGTGGATGGTGGGAGTGAAAAGGTTAATTGCAGAAAGGAGGAGTCTGCCTTCTGGGGAAGCTGCTAAGGAGGAGCCCACTACAACAGAGGAGAATGAGGAGGTCTCAGGCCTCTCTACAACTCTGTGA
- the EIF4EBP3 gene encoding eukaryotic translation initiation factor 4E-binding protein 3 isoform X2 — protein MSVSTNCPVPGGQGRLLDCYSTTPGGTLYATTPGGTRIIYDRKFLLECKNSPIARTPPCYLPHIPGVTVPPQAPLAKLEDLKEQKETEIPDEAQFEMDI, from the exons ATGTCTGTTTCCACAAACTGTCCGGTCCCCGGGGGCCAGGGCCGGCTGCTGGACTGCTACAGCACCACGCCTGGGGGCACGCTGTACGCCACCACCCCAGGAG GAACTAGAATCATCTATGATCGAAAATTCCTGCTAGAATGTAAGAACTCGCCCATTGCCCGGACGCCACCCTGCTACCTCCCCCACATCCCTGGGGTCACTGTCCCACCACAGGCCCCACTGGCCAAACTGGAGGATTTAAAGGAgcaaaaagaaactgagatcccaG ATGAGGCACAATTTGAAATGGACATCTGA
- the EIF4EBP3 gene encoding eukaryotic translation initiation factor 4E-binding protein 3 isoform X1, whose protein sequence is MSVSTNCPVPGGQGRLLDCYSTTPGGTLYATTPGGTRIIYDRKFLLECKNSPIARTPPCYLPHIPGVTVPPQAPLAKLEDLKEQKETEIPGKEALQGMLKP, encoded by the exons ATGTCTGTTTCCACAAACTGTCCGGTCCCCGGGGGCCAGGGCCGGCTGCTGGACTGCTACAGCACCACGCCTGGGGGCACGCTGTACGCCACCACCCCAGGAG GAACTAGAATCATCTATGATCGAAAATTCCTGCTAGAATGTAAGAACTCGCCCATTGCCCGGACGCCACCCTGCTACCTCCCCCACATCCCTGGGGTCACTGTCCCACCACAGGCCCCACTGGCCAAACTGGAGGATTTAAAGGAgcaaaaagaaactgagatcccaGGTAAGGAGGCTTTACAGGGAATGTTAAAGCCTTAA